From the genome of Vulpes lagopus strain Blue_001 chromosome 2, ASM1834538v1, whole genome shotgun sequence, one region includes:
- the ENO4 gene encoding enolase 4 isoform X2, translating into MRTRAAPAGFGAERCAEPGRKGSRARKCKRREDRGGLARGRAGFLATSASARPANCFAKLAKPPTICKVVGKNVLDGLGLPTLQVEIFCTIQNFPKNICSVVISTHFEVHENVSPELAEAEQVERLAAVSTAVQWVNGTITEELWGMVPSHQAEVDQVLRTFFENKVQEDKERRELEKSLEDPTAPIPLPLPPPPPPPPPPAKKKGQKQGKNDTVTEKPILPPEPAEPVLSGSMAIGAVSLAVAKASAILGNNPFYLNIALLKQQEQPAKLTVPLLMVSLVSCGKASPGKLNLMKELMCIPHPGLTAKQGVEMLLEIQKHINKTIEMTPPPKIETRKGHNGSKRGQQPITGKMSHLGCLTINYDTIEQPLLLIQGICANLGLDMGTNLHLAINCAAHELMDYNKGKYEVMTGIHKNTAEMLDLYVDLINKFPSIIALIDPFRKEDSEQWESIYNTLGSRCYIIAGAASKSISQLLEGGNNSTPKSSGVIIKHTNQTTVSDLVEVTNLLDSKQHITVFGSTEGESSDDSLVDLAIGLGVRFIKLGGLSRGERVTKYNRLFTIEEELVQNGTLGCNEGHTFFSLNDEVETGTKASKAVAPVTGELPELPELPEPVFPIEVMEASANA; encoded by the exons gCAAACTGCTTTGCTAAACTTGCAAAGCCTCCCACCATATGCAAAGTAGTGGGGAAAAATGTATTGGATGGACTGGGGCTTCCAACCCTACAAGTGGAAATATTCTGCACCATTCAAAATTTTCCCAAG AACATATGTTCGGTGGTGATCTCCACACACTTTGAAGTCCATGAGAACGTTTCACCCGAGCTGGCCGAGGCGGAGCAAGTGGAAAGGTTGGCGGCCGTCAGCACCGCTGTGCAGTGGGTCAACGGAACCATCACGGAGGAGCTTTGGGGCATGGTGCCCTCCCACCAGGCTGAGGTGGACCAGGTGCTCAG gacattctttgaaaataaagtacaggaagataaagagaggagagaattGGAAAAGAGCCTGGAAGACCCAACAGCGCCCATCCCTTTacctctgccaccaccacctcctcctcccccacctccagcaaaaaaaaaaggacaaaagcaaG GGAAGAATGATACTGTCACAGAGAAACCTATTCTGCCTCCAGAACCTGCTGAACCCGTACTCAGTGGCAGCATGGCCATAGGGGCCGTGTCACTAGCTGTGGCCAAAGCCAGTGCCATCCTGGGCAATAACCCCTTCTACTTAAATATCGCATTACTGAAGCAGCAG GAGCAGCCTGCAAAGCTCACTGTACCTTTGCTAATGGTGTCTCTGGTCAGCTGTGGGAAGGCATCGCCGGGCAAGCTGAATTTAATGAAAGAATTGATGTGTATACCGCATCCCGGGTTAACAGCTAAACAA GGTGTGGAGATGCTTCTGGAAATTCAGAAACATATTAACAAAACAATCGAAATG ACCCCTCCTCcaaaaatagagaccagaaaaggGCATAATGGAAGCAAAAGAGGTCAA CAGCCCATCACTGGCAAGATGTCCCATCTTGGCTGTTTAACCATTAATTATGACACCATAGAGCAGCCACTGCTCCTGATACAAGGCATCTGTGCGAACCTGGGGCTGGACATGGGGACAAACCTGCATCTAGCCATCAACTGTGCTGCACATGAGCTGATGGATTAC AATAAAGGAAAGTATGAAGTAATGACAGGAATACACAAAAACACAGCTGAGATGCTTGACCTGTACGTGGATCTGATCAACAAGTTCCCTTCAATTATCGCCTTAATTGATCCTTTCAGGAAGGAG GATTCTGAACAGTGGGAGAGCATCTATAATACTCTTGGTTCCAGGTGTTACATCATCGCAGGAGCTGCATCCAAAAGCATTTCTCAGCTTCTAGAGGGTGGCAACAACAGCACCCCCAAATCCAGTGGGGTGATCATAAAACACACCAATCAAACGACGGTGTCTGACTTGGTGGAAGTAACCAATCTTCTTGACA GTAAGCAGCACATCACCGTCTTCGGAAGTACAGAAGGAGAGTCGTCTGATGACAGCCTGGTCGATTTG GCCATTGGACTCGGTGTCCGGTTTATCAAGTTGGGAGGTCTTTCTCGAGGCGAACGGGTGACTAAGTACAACCGCCTTTTTACTATAGAGGAAGAGCTTGTCCAGAATGGAACACTGG GTTGCAATGAAggacacacatttttttccttgaatgaCGAAGTGGAAACGGGGACCAAGGCATCCAAGGCCGTGGCCCCCGTGACTGGTGAGCTGCCGGAGCTGCCAGAGCTGCCGGAGCCTGTCTTCCCCATTGAAGTGATGGAGGCATCGGCCAACGCATGA
- the ENO4 gene encoding enolase 4 isoform X4, giving the protein MGEEGGGRSFGTARELQKLKQQAMEYYRENDVPRRLEELLNSTFYLQPADVYGHLNICSVVISTHFEVHENVSPELAEAEQVERLAAVSTAVQWVNGTITEELWGMVPSHQAEVDQVLRTFFENKVQEDKERRELEKSLEDPTAPIPLPLPPPPPPPPPPAKKKGQKQGKNDTVTEKPILPPEPAEPVLSGSMAIGAVSLAVAKASAILGNNPFYLNIALLKQQEQPAKLTVPLLMVSLVSCGKASPGKLNLMKELMCIPHPGLTAKQGVEMLLEIQKHINKTIEMTPPPKIETRKGHNGSKRGQQPITGKMSHLGCLTINYDTIEQPLLLIQGICANLGLDMGTNLHLAINCAAHELMDYNKGKYEVMTGIHKNTAEMLDLYVDLINKFPSIIALIDPFRKEDSEQWESIYNTLGSRCYIIAGAASKSISQLLEGGNNSTPKSSGVIIKHTNQTTVSDLVEVTNLLDSKQHITVFGSTEGESSDDSLVDLAIGLGVRFIKLGGLSRGERVTKYNRLFTIEEELVQNGTLGCNEGHTFFSLNDEVETGTKASKAVAPVTGELPELPELPEPVFPIEVMEASANA; this is encoded by the exons AACATATGTTCGGTGGTGATCTCCACACACTTTGAAGTCCATGAGAACGTTTCACCCGAGCTGGCCGAGGCGGAGCAAGTGGAAAGGTTGGCGGCCGTCAGCACCGCTGTGCAGTGGGTCAACGGAACCATCACGGAGGAGCTTTGGGGCATGGTGCCCTCCCACCAGGCTGAGGTGGACCAGGTGCTCAG gacattctttgaaaataaagtacaggaagataaagagaggagagaattGGAAAAGAGCCTGGAAGACCCAACAGCGCCCATCCCTTTacctctgccaccaccacctcctcctcccccacctccagcaaaaaaaaaaggacaaaagcaaG GGAAGAATGATACTGTCACAGAGAAACCTATTCTGCCTCCAGAACCTGCTGAACCCGTACTCAGTGGCAGCATGGCCATAGGGGCCGTGTCACTAGCTGTGGCCAAAGCCAGTGCCATCCTGGGCAATAACCCCTTCTACTTAAATATCGCATTACTGAAGCAGCAG GAGCAGCCTGCAAAGCTCACTGTACCTTTGCTAATGGTGTCTCTGGTCAGCTGTGGGAAGGCATCGCCGGGCAAGCTGAATTTAATGAAAGAATTGATGTGTATACCGCATCCCGGGTTAACAGCTAAACAA GGTGTGGAGATGCTTCTGGAAATTCAGAAACATATTAACAAAACAATCGAAATG ACCCCTCCTCcaaaaatagagaccagaaaaggGCATAATGGAAGCAAAAGAGGTCAA CAGCCCATCACTGGCAAGATGTCCCATCTTGGCTGTTTAACCATTAATTATGACACCATAGAGCAGCCACTGCTCCTGATACAAGGCATCTGTGCGAACCTGGGGCTGGACATGGGGACAAACCTGCATCTAGCCATCAACTGTGCTGCACATGAGCTGATGGATTAC AATAAAGGAAAGTATGAAGTAATGACAGGAATACACAAAAACACAGCTGAGATGCTTGACCTGTACGTGGATCTGATCAACAAGTTCCCTTCAATTATCGCCTTAATTGATCCTTTCAGGAAGGAG GATTCTGAACAGTGGGAGAGCATCTATAATACTCTTGGTTCCAGGTGTTACATCATCGCAGGAGCTGCATCCAAAAGCATTTCTCAGCTTCTAGAGGGTGGCAACAACAGCACCCCCAAATCCAGTGGGGTGATCATAAAACACACCAATCAAACGACGGTGTCTGACTTGGTGGAAGTAACCAATCTTCTTGACA GTAAGCAGCACATCACCGTCTTCGGAAGTACAGAAGGAGAGTCGTCTGATGACAGCCTGGTCGATTTG GCCATTGGACTCGGTGTCCGGTTTATCAAGTTGGGAGGTCTTTCTCGAGGCGAACGGGTGACTAAGTACAACCGCCTTTTTACTATAGAGGAAGAGCTTGTCCAGAATGGAACACTGG GTTGCAATGAAggacacacatttttttccttgaatgaCGAAGTGGAAACGGGGACCAAGGCATCCAAGGCCGTGGCCCCCGTGACTGGTGAGCTGCCGGAGCTGCCAGAGCTGCCGGAGCCTGTCTTCCCCATTGAAGTGATGGAGGCATCGGCCAACGCATGA
- the ENO4 gene encoding enolase 4 isoform X5 — protein sequence MRTRAAPAGFGAERCAEPGRKGSRARKCKRREDRGGLARGRAGFLATSASARPNICSVVISTHFEVHENVSPELAEAEQVERLAAVSTAVQWVNGTITEELWGMVPSHQAEVDQVLRTFFENKVQEDKERRELEKSLEDPTAPIPLPLPPPPPPPPPPAKKKGQKQGKNDTVTEKPILPPEPAEPVLSGSMAIGAVSLAVAKASAILGNNPFYLNIALLKQQEQPAKLTVPLLMVSLVSCGKASPGKLNLMKELMCIPHPGLTAKQGVEMLLEIQKHINKTIEMTPPPKIETRKGHNGSKRGQQPITGKMSHLGCLTINYDTIEQPLLLIQGICANLGLDMGTNLHLAINCAAHELMDYNKGKYEVMTGIHKNTAEMLDLYVDLINKFPSIIALIDPFRKEDSEQWESIYNTLGSRCYIIAGAASKSISQLLEGGNNSTPKSSGVIIKHTNQTTVSDLVEVTNLLDSKQHITVFGSTEGESSDDSLVDLAIGLGVRFIKLGGLSRGERVTKYNRLFTIEEELVQNGTLGCNEGHTFFSLNDEVETGTKASKAVAPVTGELPELPELPEPVFPIEVMEASANA from the exons AACATATGTTCGGTGGTGATCTCCACACACTTTGAAGTCCATGAGAACGTTTCACCCGAGCTGGCCGAGGCGGAGCAAGTGGAAAGGTTGGCGGCCGTCAGCACCGCTGTGCAGTGGGTCAACGGAACCATCACGGAGGAGCTTTGGGGCATGGTGCCCTCCCACCAGGCTGAGGTGGACCAGGTGCTCAG gacattctttgaaaataaagtacaggaagataaagagaggagagaattGGAAAAGAGCCTGGAAGACCCAACAGCGCCCATCCCTTTacctctgccaccaccacctcctcctcccccacctccagcaaaaaaaaaaggacaaaagcaaG GGAAGAATGATACTGTCACAGAGAAACCTATTCTGCCTCCAGAACCTGCTGAACCCGTACTCAGTGGCAGCATGGCCATAGGGGCCGTGTCACTAGCTGTGGCCAAAGCCAGTGCCATCCTGGGCAATAACCCCTTCTACTTAAATATCGCATTACTGAAGCAGCAG GAGCAGCCTGCAAAGCTCACTGTACCTTTGCTAATGGTGTCTCTGGTCAGCTGTGGGAAGGCATCGCCGGGCAAGCTGAATTTAATGAAAGAATTGATGTGTATACCGCATCCCGGGTTAACAGCTAAACAA GGTGTGGAGATGCTTCTGGAAATTCAGAAACATATTAACAAAACAATCGAAATG ACCCCTCCTCcaaaaatagagaccagaaaaggGCATAATGGAAGCAAAAGAGGTCAA CAGCCCATCACTGGCAAGATGTCCCATCTTGGCTGTTTAACCATTAATTATGACACCATAGAGCAGCCACTGCTCCTGATACAAGGCATCTGTGCGAACCTGGGGCTGGACATGGGGACAAACCTGCATCTAGCCATCAACTGTGCTGCACATGAGCTGATGGATTAC AATAAAGGAAAGTATGAAGTAATGACAGGAATACACAAAAACACAGCTGAGATGCTTGACCTGTACGTGGATCTGATCAACAAGTTCCCTTCAATTATCGCCTTAATTGATCCTTTCAGGAAGGAG GATTCTGAACAGTGGGAGAGCATCTATAATACTCTTGGTTCCAGGTGTTACATCATCGCAGGAGCTGCATCCAAAAGCATTTCTCAGCTTCTAGAGGGTGGCAACAACAGCACCCCCAAATCCAGTGGGGTGATCATAAAACACACCAATCAAACGACGGTGTCTGACTTGGTGGAAGTAACCAATCTTCTTGACA GTAAGCAGCACATCACCGTCTTCGGAAGTACAGAAGGAGAGTCGTCTGATGACAGCCTGGTCGATTTG GCCATTGGACTCGGTGTCCGGTTTATCAAGTTGGGAGGTCTTTCTCGAGGCGAACGGGTGACTAAGTACAACCGCCTTTTTACTATAGAGGAAGAGCTTGTCCAGAATGGAACACTGG GTTGCAATGAAggacacacatttttttccttgaatgaCGAAGTGGAAACGGGGACCAAGGCATCCAAGGCCGTGGCCCCCGTGACTGGTGAGCTGCCGGAGCTGCCAGAGCTGCCGGAGCCTGTCTTCCCCATTGAAGTGATGGAGGCATCGGCCAACGCATGA
- the ENO4 gene encoding enolase 4 isoform X3 produces MGEEGGGRSFGTARELQKLKQQAMEYYRENDVPRRLEELLNSTFYLQPADVYGHLANCFAKLAKPPTICKVVGKNVLDGLGLPTLQVEIFCTIQNFPKNICSVVISTHFEVHENVSPELAEAEQVERLAAVSTAVQWVNGTITEELWGMVPSHQAEVDQVLRTFFENKVQEDKERRELEKSLEDPTAPIPLPLPPPPPPPPPPAKKKGQKQGKNDTVTEKPILPPEPAEPVLSGSMAIGAVSLAVAKASAILGNNPFYLNIALLKQQEQPAKLTVPLLMVSLVSCGKASPGKLNLMKELMCIPHPGLTAKQTPPPKIETRKGHNGSKRGQQPITGKMSHLGCLTINYDTIEQPLLLIQGICANLGLDMGTNLHLAINCAAHELMDYNKGKYEVMTGIHKNTAEMLDLYVDLINKFPSIIALIDPFRKEDSEQWESIYNTLGSRCYIIAGAASKSISQLLEGGNNSTPKSSGVIIKHTNQTTVSDLVEVTNLLDSKQHITVFGSTEGESSDDSLVDLAIGLGVRFIKLGGLSRGERVTKYNRLFTIEEELVQNGTLGCNEGHTFFSLNDEVETGTKASKAVAPVTGELPELPELPEPVFPIEVMEASANA; encoded by the exons gCAAACTGCTTTGCTAAACTTGCAAAGCCTCCCACCATATGCAAAGTAGTGGGGAAAAATGTATTGGATGGACTGGGGCTTCCAACCCTACAAGTGGAAATATTCTGCACCATTCAAAATTTTCCCAAG AACATATGTTCGGTGGTGATCTCCACACACTTTGAAGTCCATGAGAACGTTTCACCCGAGCTGGCCGAGGCGGAGCAAGTGGAAAGGTTGGCGGCCGTCAGCACCGCTGTGCAGTGGGTCAACGGAACCATCACGGAGGAGCTTTGGGGCATGGTGCCCTCCCACCAGGCTGAGGTGGACCAGGTGCTCAG gacattctttgaaaataaagtacaggaagataaagagaggagagaattGGAAAAGAGCCTGGAAGACCCAACAGCGCCCATCCCTTTacctctgccaccaccacctcctcctcccccacctccagcaaaaaaaaaaggacaaaagcaaG GGAAGAATGATACTGTCACAGAGAAACCTATTCTGCCTCCAGAACCTGCTGAACCCGTACTCAGTGGCAGCATGGCCATAGGGGCCGTGTCACTAGCTGTGGCCAAAGCCAGTGCCATCCTGGGCAATAACCCCTTCTACTTAAATATCGCATTACTGAAGCAGCAG GAGCAGCCTGCAAAGCTCACTGTACCTTTGCTAATGGTGTCTCTGGTCAGCTGTGGGAAGGCATCGCCGGGCAAGCTGAATTTAATGAAAGAATTGATGTGTATACCGCATCCCGGGTTAACAGCTAAACAA ACCCCTCCTCcaaaaatagagaccagaaaaggGCATAATGGAAGCAAAAGAGGTCAA CAGCCCATCACTGGCAAGATGTCCCATCTTGGCTGTTTAACCATTAATTATGACACCATAGAGCAGCCACTGCTCCTGATACAAGGCATCTGTGCGAACCTGGGGCTGGACATGGGGACAAACCTGCATCTAGCCATCAACTGTGCTGCACATGAGCTGATGGATTAC AATAAAGGAAAGTATGAAGTAATGACAGGAATACACAAAAACACAGCTGAGATGCTTGACCTGTACGTGGATCTGATCAACAAGTTCCCTTCAATTATCGCCTTAATTGATCCTTTCAGGAAGGAG GATTCTGAACAGTGGGAGAGCATCTATAATACTCTTGGTTCCAGGTGTTACATCATCGCAGGAGCTGCATCCAAAAGCATTTCTCAGCTTCTAGAGGGTGGCAACAACAGCACCCCCAAATCCAGTGGGGTGATCATAAAACACACCAATCAAACGACGGTGTCTGACTTGGTGGAAGTAACCAATCTTCTTGACA GTAAGCAGCACATCACCGTCTTCGGAAGTACAGAAGGAGAGTCGTCTGATGACAGCCTGGTCGATTTG GCCATTGGACTCGGTGTCCGGTTTATCAAGTTGGGAGGTCTTTCTCGAGGCGAACGGGTGACTAAGTACAACCGCCTTTTTACTATAGAGGAAGAGCTTGTCCAGAATGGAACACTGG GTTGCAATGAAggacacacatttttttccttgaatgaCGAAGTGGAAACGGGGACCAAGGCATCCAAGGCCGTGGCCCCCGTGACTGGTGAGCTGCCGGAGCTGCCAGAGCTGCCGGAGCCTGTCTTCCCCATTGAAGTGATGGAGGCATCGGCCAACGCATGA
- the ENO4 gene encoding enolase 4 isoform X1, protein MGEEGGGRSFGTARELQKLKQQAMEYYRENDVPRRLEELLNSTFYLQPADVYGHLANCFAKLAKPPTICKVVGKNVLDGLGLPTLQVEIFCTIQNFPKNICSVVISTHFEVHENVSPELAEAEQVERLAAVSTAVQWVNGTITEELWGMVPSHQAEVDQVLRTFFENKVQEDKERRELEKSLEDPTAPIPLPLPPPPPPPPPPAKKKGQKQGKNDTVTEKPILPPEPAEPVLSGSMAIGAVSLAVAKASAILGNNPFYLNIALLKQQEQPAKLTVPLLMVSLVSCGKASPGKLNLMKELMCIPHPGLTAKQGVEMLLEIQKHINKTIEMTPPPKIETRKGHNGSKRGQQPITGKMSHLGCLTINYDTIEQPLLLIQGICANLGLDMGTNLHLAINCAAHELMDYNKGKYEVMTGIHKNTAEMLDLYVDLINKFPSIIALIDPFRKEDSEQWESIYNTLGSRCYIIAGAASKSISQLLEGGNNSTPKSSGVIIKHTNQTTVSDLVEVTNLLDSKQHITVFGSTEGESSDDSLVDLAIGLGVRFIKLGGLSRGERVTKYNRLFTIEEELVQNGTLGCNEGHTFFSLNDEVETGTKASKAVAPVTGELPELPELPEPVFPIEVMEASANA, encoded by the exons gCAAACTGCTTTGCTAAACTTGCAAAGCCTCCCACCATATGCAAAGTAGTGGGGAAAAATGTATTGGATGGACTGGGGCTTCCAACCCTACAAGTGGAAATATTCTGCACCATTCAAAATTTTCCCAAG AACATATGTTCGGTGGTGATCTCCACACACTTTGAAGTCCATGAGAACGTTTCACCCGAGCTGGCCGAGGCGGAGCAAGTGGAAAGGTTGGCGGCCGTCAGCACCGCTGTGCAGTGGGTCAACGGAACCATCACGGAGGAGCTTTGGGGCATGGTGCCCTCCCACCAGGCTGAGGTGGACCAGGTGCTCAG gacattctttgaaaataaagtacaggaagataaagagaggagagaattGGAAAAGAGCCTGGAAGACCCAACAGCGCCCATCCCTTTacctctgccaccaccacctcctcctcccccacctccagcaaaaaaaaaaggacaaaagcaaG GGAAGAATGATACTGTCACAGAGAAACCTATTCTGCCTCCAGAACCTGCTGAACCCGTACTCAGTGGCAGCATGGCCATAGGGGCCGTGTCACTAGCTGTGGCCAAAGCCAGTGCCATCCTGGGCAATAACCCCTTCTACTTAAATATCGCATTACTGAAGCAGCAG GAGCAGCCTGCAAAGCTCACTGTACCTTTGCTAATGGTGTCTCTGGTCAGCTGTGGGAAGGCATCGCCGGGCAAGCTGAATTTAATGAAAGAATTGATGTGTATACCGCATCCCGGGTTAACAGCTAAACAA GGTGTGGAGATGCTTCTGGAAATTCAGAAACATATTAACAAAACAATCGAAATG ACCCCTCCTCcaaaaatagagaccagaaaaggGCATAATGGAAGCAAAAGAGGTCAA CAGCCCATCACTGGCAAGATGTCCCATCTTGGCTGTTTAACCATTAATTATGACACCATAGAGCAGCCACTGCTCCTGATACAAGGCATCTGTGCGAACCTGGGGCTGGACATGGGGACAAACCTGCATCTAGCCATCAACTGTGCTGCACATGAGCTGATGGATTAC AATAAAGGAAAGTATGAAGTAATGACAGGAATACACAAAAACACAGCTGAGATGCTTGACCTGTACGTGGATCTGATCAACAAGTTCCCTTCAATTATCGCCTTAATTGATCCTTTCAGGAAGGAG GATTCTGAACAGTGGGAGAGCATCTATAATACTCTTGGTTCCAGGTGTTACATCATCGCAGGAGCTGCATCCAAAAGCATTTCTCAGCTTCTAGAGGGTGGCAACAACAGCACCCCCAAATCCAGTGGGGTGATCATAAAACACACCAATCAAACGACGGTGTCTGACTTGGTGGAAGTAACCAATCTTCTTGACA GTAAGCAGCACATCACCGTCTTCGGAAGTACAGAAGGAGAGTCGTCTGATGACAGCCTGGTCGATTTG GCCATTGGACTCGGTGTCCGGTTTATCAAGTTGGGAGGTCTTTCTCGAGGCGAACGGGTGACTAAGTACAACCGCCTTTTTACTATAGAGGAAGAGCTTGTCCAGAATGGAACACTGG GTTGCAATGAAggacacacatttttttccttgaatgaCGAAGTGGAAACGGGGACCAAGGCATCCAAGGCCGTGGCCCCCGTGACTGGTGAGCTGCCGGAGCTGCCAGAGCTGCCGGAGCCTGTCTTCCCCATTGAAGTGATGGAGGCATCGGCCAACGCATGA